Proteins co-encoded in one Kribbella solani genomic window:
- a CDS encoding cytochrome P450, whose product MPEFPLAELTLNELSWRQRDLRLTQLYDWPEPTFRHESGLVMVWQYDDVKEVLEAARPEISNANSLDPLVGYPRIMATPGAIPPFLRHLVPLPAKATANLADEDLHKSVWDAMAGPTGHFTVAADARPAREQEVHGHFAAELDRFPAQGRLDVTALSIAFAARVTGSAVGLQPADWPRVAVWSGAQSGLLGRKQRGRELVDAVEGLGQLFSVSARTVRGADGERTFASRLQQSGIPHRVAVSAMANSLAAGVHTIAGTIQQGVQRLLDNPDRSWWSALKDPAGARRVASRIVQLDPGLVAWKRRITKPVTLSSGTRLEKGQVLALFAGANRDPKAFGDPYDLDSRGKLPLTFGFGRHVCPGKQLANLAIEVFLQDLHAAAPDAKLVDTPGTRGRDLLFSGADVTIVV is encoded by the coding sequence ATGCCTGAGTTCCCGCTTGCCGAACTGACGCTGAACGAGCTCTCCTGGCGGCAACGCGACCTTCGACTGACGCAGCTCTACGACTGGCCGGAGCCGACCTTCCGGCACGAGTCAGGCCTGGTCATGGTCTGGCAGTACGACGACGTGAAGGAGGTCCTCGAAGCCGCCCGGCCCGAGATCTCGAACGCGAACTCCCTCGACCCACTCGTCGGGTATCCGCGGATCATGGCGACACCGGGCGCGATCCCGCCGTTCCTGCGGCATCTGGTTCCGCTGCCGGCCAAAGCCACCGCCAACCTGGCCGACGAGGACCTGCACAAGTCGGTGTGGGACGCGATGGCCGGCCCGACCGGTCACTTCACCGTCGCGGCGGACGCGCGACCGGCCCGCGAGCAGGAAGTCCACGGCCACTTCGCCGCCGAGCTTGACCGCTTCCCGGCTCAGGGCCGGCTCGACGTGACGGCGTTGTCGATCGCGTTCGCGGCGCGAGTGACCGGCTCGGCGGTCGGCCTGCAGCCAGCGGACTGGCCGCGCGTCGCGGTCTGGAGCGGCGCGCAGTCAGGATTGCTCGGCCGGAAGCAGCGCGGGCGTGAGCTTGTTGATGCGGTCGAAGGGCTCGGCCAGCTGTTCTCGGTCAGTGCCCGAACGGTCCGCGGCGCTGACGGCGAGCGGACCTTCGCGTCTCGGCTGCAACAATCGGGGATCCCACACCGGGTGGCCGTGTCCGCGATGGCGAACTCACTCGCGGCCGGCGTTCACACGATCGCGGGGACCATCCAGCAAGGTGTGCAGCGCCTGCTGGACAACCCGGACCGTAGCTGGTGGTCCGCGCTCAAGGACCCGGCCGGCGCCAGGCGGGTAGCGAGCCGGATCGTCCAGCTCGACCCAGGACTGGTCGCCTGGAAGCGGCGCATCACGAAGCCCGTCACGCTCAGCAGCGGGACCCGGCTGGAGAAGGGGCAGGTGCTGGCGCTGTTCGCCGGAGCCAACCGGGATCCGAAGGCGTTCGGCGATCCGTACGACCTGGACAGCCGCGGGAAGCTGCCGCTGACCTTCGGGTTCGGCCGGCACGTCTGTCCCGGTAAGCAACTGGCCAACCTCGCCATCGAGGTGTTCCTGCAGGACCTGCACGCGGCAGCACCGGACGCGAAGCTGGTCGACACACCCGGAACGCGAGGCCGCGACCTGCTGTTCAGTGGCGCCGACGTGACCATCGTCGTCTGA
- a CDS encoding P1 family peptidase has product MQPGPQNAITDVPGILVGQVERLDPPYLTGTTVVYAPATAVAGVDVRGGAPGTRETDLLSPVNSNGGVNAIVLTGGSAFGLDTAGSVMRWLEQRGEGVRVGQGEYDVVPIVPTAVIFDLARGGDFTARPEPSWGADAIAAATDGPVALGNHGAGAGARARSLKGGVGSASVRLDDGSTVGALVIVNAAGSTVDADGNLYAARLGLGDEFSQLRTPTEPPPAAAPGRNLIPGPPMNTVIAVVATDVPLDKAATTRMAMVAHDGLARALDPIHTLVDGDSIFALSTTTDQPRLSVTDPAALAQLEAVYAAGARTLSRAIVHAMLNAESVQTPTGIIPSYRDAFPSAFAAVEGSANA; this is encoded by the coding sequence ATGCAGCCTGGACCGCAGAACGCGATCACCGATGTCCCTGGAATCCTGGTCGGCCAGGTCGAGCGTCTGGATCCGCCGTACCTGACCGGTACGACGGTGGTGTACGCGCCGGCGACCGCGGTCGCCGGCGTCGACGTCCGCGGCGGCGCGCCCGGTACCCGCGAGACGGATCTGCTCTCGCCGGTGAACTCGAACGGTGGCGTGAACGCGATCGTACTGACCGGCGGCAGCGCCTTCGGCCTGGACACCGCCGGCAGCGTGATGCGCTGGCTGGAGCAGCGCGGCGAGGGCGTCCGGGTCGGCCAGGGCGAGTACGACGTGGTCCCGATCGTGCCGACCGCGGTGATCTTCGACCTGGCCCGCGGCGGCGACTTCACCGCCCGCCCGGAACCGTCCTGGGGCGCCGACGCGATCGCCGCCGCCACCGACGGACCGGTTGCCCTGGGCAACCACGGCGCCGGGGCCGGTGCCCGGGCCCGCTCGCTCAAGGGCGGCGTCGGCTCGGCCAGCGTGCGGCTGGACGACGGCAGTACGGTGGGCGCGCTGGTGATCGTGAACGCGGCCGGCTCGACGGTCGACGCCGACGGCAACCTGTACGCCGCCCGGCTCGGGCTCGGCGACGAGTTCAGCCAGTTGCGTACGCCGACCGAGCCACCACCGGCCGCCGCGCCCGGACGCAATCTGATCCCCGGCCCGCCGATGAACACCGTGATCGCGGTCGTCGCCACCGACGTACCGCTGGACAAGGCGGCCACCACCCGGATGGCGATGGTCGCGCACGACGGCCTGGCCCGCGCGCTCGACCCGATCCACACCCTGGTCGACGGCGACAGCATCTTCGCCCTGTCCACGACGACGGATCAGCCGAGGCTGAGTGTTACCGATCCGGCCGCTCTCGCCCAGTTGGAGGCCGTGTACGCCGCTGGTGCCCGCACGCTGTCGCGCGCGATCGTGCACGCGATGCTGAACGCCGAGTCGGTGCAGACACCGACCGGCATCATCCCGAGCTACCGGGACGCGTTCCCGTCCGCTTTCGCTGCCGTCGAGGGAAGTGCCAATGCCTGA
- a CDS encoding FtsX-like permease family protein, protein MTDLGLRFVRRPGPGGRAANLAALGATAVVALLVTFLIAGSLGLAHRSDRIGWRSSDKADPATAIGMLNLDDRQHVDGHRLSVLELAVLRPNEQAPPPGLSHTPKPGEVFVSPEVAKHWSSLSKQYGLAEPTGVITSKGLSSPEEFIIIRGVEKVSTEGHPQHVSTWNDKMWDSRMVALLIAVAFGITLVLFPILSLVGQAAGVAAKRREHRLAALRLAGATRMQVLWLSAVEQAVLGAAGAVIGLLGYTALSPLIAQIPLGGGRWYVGDITVTWWTVLVVLVAVPVLSVVSALIGLGRVSITPLGVVRGQTRKGVSVLRLGLLLIGPIVLAYYGMRAALLPLLIGVGFAALAVRVMGPWAVQLVGRTMANLANGPVALLAGRRLVDDPKGAFRPVAALVLSGFVTGFISVFLPPGDDDPSFTDMRIGVALLLSLVFLTVAASTAAGAVGTALDQAAPARALRRSGVPLRVIERASRLAAVVPVIGVGLPVVGFGALCGLALSGGKVITQGSSGVILLLGQVVAGLVLVAVAGAAGAPVLRKASAN, encoded by the coding sequence ATGACTGACCTCGGCCTGCGGTTCGTCCGGCGCCCGGGGCCAGGTGGGCGGGCGGCCAACCTGGCCGCACTGGGTGCGACCGCGGTCGTCGCGCTGCTGGTCACCTTCCTGATCGCCGGATCGCTCGGCCTGGCGCACCGCTCGGACCGGATCGGCTGGCGCAGCTCGGACAAGGCCGACCCGGCAACCGCGATCGGCATGCTGAACCTGGACGACCGGCAGCACGTCGACGGCCACCGCTTGTCCGTACTGGAGCTCGCAGTGCTCCGACCGAACGAGCAAGCACCGCCGCCAGGCCTGAGCCATACCCCGAAACCAGGCGAGGTGTTTGTCTCCCCTGAGGTCGCCAAACACTGGTCCAGCCTCAGCAAGCAGTACGGTCTCGCGGAGCCGACCGGTGTGATCACCAGCAAGGGCCTGTCGTCGCCGGAAGAGTTCATCATCATCCGCGGCGTGGAGAAGGTCTCCACCGAAGGACATCCCCAGCACGTGAGTACCTGGAACGACAAGATGTGGGACAGCCGCATGGTCGCGCTGCTGATCGCCGTGGCGTTCGGCATCACGCTCGTACTCTTCCCGATCCTCAGTTTGGTCGGCCAGGCCGCCGGCGTAGCAGCCAAGCGTCGTGAACACCGGCTGGCCGCACTGCGCCTGGCAGGTGCCACGCGGATGCAGGTGCTGTGGCTGAGCGCAGTAGAACAAGCAGTGCTTGGCGCGGCCGGCGCAGTGATCGGATTGCTCGGTTACACGGCTCTGAGTCCGCTGATCGCTCAGATCCCACTAGGCGGCGGACGCTGGTACGTCGGCGACATCACCGTGACCTGGTGGACCGTTCTCGTCGTACTGGTCGCGGTACCGGTGCTGTCGGTCGTGAGCGCACTGATCGGGCTCGGCCGCGTCAGCATCACCCCGTTGGGCGTCGTACGCGGGCAAACGCGCAAGGGCGTCAGTGTCCTTCGCCTGGGACTGCTACTGATCGGCCCAATCGTGCTGGCGTACTACGGGATGCGGGCGGCGCTACTGCCCTTGCTGATCGGAGTCGGCTTCGCGGCGCTTGCTGTACGCGTCATGGGACCGTGGGCGGTGCAGCTGGTCGGTCGTACGATGGCGAACCTGGCCAACGGACCGGTGGCACTGCTGGCCGGGCGCCGCTTGGTCGATGACCCCAAGGGTGCCTTCCGCCCAGTGGCCGCGCTGGTGCTGTCCGGCTTCGTCACCGGATTCATCTCGGTCTTCTTGCCACCTGGTGACGACGACCCGAGTTTCACCGACATGCGGATCGGCGTAGCTCTGCTGCTGTCCCTGGTGTTCCTGACTGTTGCCGCATCCACCGCAGCGGGTGCGGTCGGTACGGCGCTGGATCAGGCCGCCCCTGCCCGTGCCCTGCGGCGTTCAGGCGTACCACTGCGAGTGATCGAACGTGCCTCGCGCTTGGCGGCAGTCGTACCTGTCATCGGCGTCGGCCTGCCGGTCGTCGGATTCGGTGCGCTTTGCGGGCTGGCGCTGAGCGGCGGCAAGGTGATCACGCAGGGGAGTTCCGGCGTCATTCTCCTGCTCGGGCAGGTGGTCGCGGGCCTTGTCCTGGTGGCCGTCGCGGGTGCTGCCGGTGCGCCGGTGCTGCGAAAGGCAAGCGCGAACTGA
- a CDS encoding GNAT family N-acetyltransferase, which translates to MTPPDQYDHEPPDGYPAEYEADVVLRDGATAHLRPITPDDAALLVAFYARVSEQSKYYRFFAPYPRLSDRDVARFTQVDYHDRLALIVTVGDEMIGVGRYERTGRRTAEVAFLIEDAHQGRGLGQLLLEHLAQAARENGMARFVAEVLPDNRKMITVFTEAGYKVAREFEDGVIMVEFDIAPTDTSFGVMQAREQRSEALSIARLLTPGSVAVIGASRREGTIGNALLRNLRDGGFPGRLYAVNTDTEVDEIEGVPAYPTIREVEDTVDLAVVAVKADMVADVVLDCAAKGVRGLVVVSSGFAEIGDEGRQRQRYLVGLARSYGMRVIGPNALGLINTATGVSLNATLSPLMPSKGRVAFFCQSGALGVPILADMAGRGLGLSSFVSAGNRADVSGNDLMQYWYSDEATEVVLLYLESLGNPRKFSRVSRRLAGRKPVIALKSGRATQGVPVGQLVRRSQLPPATIESMFRQSGLIGVDTTGELFDVAQLLAHQPLPKGRRVAIVSNSDALTLLALDTMAGCGLEAAGEPRNLRADASASDFGLALSEVFADDKVHSVVVIYTPPVQSNGGEVAQVLAAAAADSEKPVVSTFLASRSVPAELRVPDEDGGAARGSIPSFLNPQYAVGALAKATQYAEWRRRSDSRIPDLPEVDTAGGEDFVAEFLQRHPAGRELDEADRQRLLSFYGIPVLPAFPVLSADEAVDRAADLGFEVILKATAEQWRMRPDLADIWRHIHDEDDMRAAWAEMTHTFGVASDPARAQFVVQKMAPPGVPVVISTIEDVSFGPVVTFGLSGVATDLLGDRSYRMPPLTTRDAAEMVREVKAAPLLYGYRGSDPVDISAIEDLLHRVSRLTLDLEEVVRLDLRSVLVSAQGATVLDTRVRIAPNEKPRQDTPARRLT; encoded by the coding sequence GTGACACCGCCGGACCAGTATGACCACGAGCCCCCGGACGGCTATCCGGCGGAGTACGAGGCTGATGTCGTGCTGCGGGACGGCGCGACCGCGCACCTGCGGCCGATCACGCCTGATGACGCGGCGCTGCTGGTCGCGTTCTACGCGCGGGTGTCCGAGCAGTCCAAGTACTACCGGTTCTTCGCGCCGTACCCGCGGCTGTCCGACCGGGACGTGGCGCGGTTCACCCAGGTCGACTACCACGACCGGCTCGCGCTGATCGTCACTGTCGGTGACGAAATGATCGGCGTCGGGCGGTACGAGCGCACCGGCCGGCGGACCGCCGAAGTCGCCTTCCTGATCGAGGACGCGCACCAGGGCCGCGGCCTCGGCCAGCTGCTGCTCGAACATCTCGCCCAGGCCGCCCGCGAGAACGGGATGGCCCGGTTCGTCGCCGAGGTGCTGCCGGACAACCGGAAGATGATCACGGTCTTCACCGAAGCCGGGTACAAGGTCGCGCGCGAGTTCGAGGACGGCGTGATCATGGTCGAGTTCGACATCGCGCCGACCGACACCTCGTTCGGCGTGATGCAGGCCCGCGAGCAGCGCTCCGAGGCGCTGTCGATCGCGCGGCTGCTGACCCCGGGCAGCGTCGCGGTGATCGGCGCCAGCCGCCGCGAAGGCACGATCGGCAACGCCCTGCTGCGGAACCTCCGCGACGGCGGATTCCCGGGCCGGCTGTACGCGGTCAACACCGACACCGAGGTCGACGAGATCGAGGGCGTACCGGCGTACCCGACGATCCGCGAGGTCGAGGACACCGTCGACCTGGCCGTGGTCGCGGTGAAGGCGGACATGGTCGCCGACGTCGTACTGGACTGCGCGGCCAAGGGCGTCCGCGGGCTGGTCGTGGTGTCCAGCGGCTTCGCGGAGATCGGCGACGAAGGCCGGCAGCGGCAGCGGTACCTGGTCGGCCTGGCCCGCTCGTACGGCATGCGCGTGATCGGGCCGAACGCGCTCGGCCTGATCAACACCGCCACCGGCGTCTCACTGAACGCCACGCTGTCACCGCTGATGCCGAGCAAAGGGCGGGTCGCGTTCTTCTGCCAGTCCGGCGCGCTCGGCGTACCGATCCTGGCCGACATGGCCGGTCGTGGCCTCGGCCTGTCCAGCTTCGTCTCGGCCGGCAACCGCGCGGACGTGTCCGGCAACGACCTGATGCAGTACTGGTACTCCGACGAAGCCACCGAGGTCGTGCTGCTGTACCTGGAATCGCTCGGCAACCCGCGCAAGTTCAGCCGGGTCTCGCGGCGGCTGGCCGGACGCAAGCCGGTGATCGCGCTGAAGTCCGGCCGGGCCACGCAGGGCGTACCGGTCGGCCAGCTGGTCCGTCGCAGCCAGTTGCCGCCAGCAACCATCGAGTCGATGTTCCGGCAGAGCGGCCTGATCGGCGTCGACACCACCGGCGAACTGTTCGACGTCGCCCAGTTGCTTGCGCACCAGCCGTTGCCGAAGGGGCGCCGGGTCGCGATCGTCTCGAACTCCGACGCTCTGACCCTGCTCGCCCTGGACACGATGGCCGGGTGTGGCCTGGAGGCCGCCGGTGAGCCGCGGAACCTGCGCGCCGACGCCAGCGCCTCCGACTTCGGGCTTGCGCTCTCGGAGGTGTTCGCCGACGACAAGGTGCACTCGGTGGTGGTGATCTACACGCCGCCGGTGCAGTCGAACGGCGGCGAGGTCGCCCAGGTACTGGCCGCGGCCGCCGCCGACTCGGAGAAGCCGGTCGTGTCGACCTTCCTCGCCTCCCGCAGCGTGCCCGCGGAGCTGCGGGTCCCGGACGAGGACGGCGGCGCGGCCCGCGGGTCGATCCCGTCCTTCCTGAACCCGCAGTACGCCGTCGGCGCGCTCGCGAAGGCCACCCAGTACGCCGAGTGGCGCAGGCGCTCCGACAGCCGGATCCCGGATCTGCCGGAGGTGGACACCGCCGGGGGAGAGGACTTCGTCGCGGAGTTCCTGCAGCGGCACCCGGCCGGCCGCGAGCTGGACGAGGCGGACCGCCAGCGGCTGCTGAGCTTCTACGGGATTCCGGTGCTGCCGGCGTTCCCGGTGCTGAGCGCGGACGAGGCGGTCGACCGGGCCGCGGACCTCGGCTTCGAGGTGATCCTGAAGGCGACCGCCGAACAGTGGCGGATGCGGCCGGACCTGGCCGACATCTGGCGGCACATCCACGACGAGGACGACATGCGGGCGGCCTGGGCCGAGATGACGCACACGTTCGGCGTCGCGTCGGACCCGGCCCGGGCCCAGTTCGTGGTGCAGAAGATGGCGCCGCCGGGCGTACCGGTGGTGATCTCGACGATCGAGGACGTGTCGTTCGGGCCGGTCGTGACCTTCGGGCTGTCCGGTGTGGCGACCGACCTGCTGGGCGACCGGTCGTACCGGATGCCGCCGCTGACCACGCGGGACGCGGCCGAGATGGTCCGCGAGGTCAAGGCCGCGCCGTTGCTGTACGGCTACCGCGGCTCGGACCCGGTCGACATCTCGGCGATCGAGGACCTGCTGCACCGGGTTTCCCGGCTCACGCTCGACCTGGAAGAGGTCGTCCGGCTCGACCTGCGCTCAGTACTGGTCTCGGCTCAGGGCGCGACCGTGCTCGACACCCGCGTACGCATCGCGCCGAACGAGAAGCCCCGGCAGGACACGCCCGCCCGCAGGCTCACCTAG
- a CDS encoding ABC transporter ATP-binding protein: MNFQSPQSQVVLSGHGLVKHYGPVVGLAGVDVAVRSGEALAVMGPSGNGKTTLLHVLAGILTPDQGEVWLGGERVDQLNDAGRTVLRRRRLGFVFQDNQLLAELPADENVALPLMVDGMSRREAVGRARTTLAQVGLAAEAGRRPGELSGGQAQRVAIARALVGEPQVVFADEPTGALDAATGSQVIDLLVGAATHRGAAVVVVTHDNAVAARCHRTLHIVDGRVGAPAATGAAWTGVQQ, translated from the coding sequence ATGAACTTCCAGAGTCCCCAATCGCAGGTCGTGCTCAGCGGACACGGCCTCGTGAAGCACTACGGTCCCGTGGTCGGCCTGGCCGGCGTCGACGTAGCTGTCCGGTCCGGCGAGGCGCTTGCCGTGATGGGCCCGAGCGGGAACGGCAAGACCACTCTGCTGCATGTACTGGCCGGCATCCTCACGCCGGATCAGGGTGAGGTGTGGCTCGGCGGTGAGCGGGTCGACCAACTGAACGACGCCGGCCGGACCGTCCTGCGCCGTCGCCGCCTCGGCTTCGTCTTCCAGGACAACCAGCTGCTTGCCGAGCTGCCTGCGGACGAGAACGTGGCGCTACCGCTGATGGTGGACGGGATGAGCCGCCGGGAGGCGGTCGGTCGGGCGCGTACGACGCTGGCACAGGTCGGCTTGGCTGCTGAGGCCGGACGGCGGCCGGGGGAGCTGTCCGGTGGTCAGGCACAGCGGGTCGCGATCGCCCGTGCACTGGTCGGCGAACCACAGGTGGTGTTCGCCGACGAGCCCACGGGCGCACTCGACGCCGCCACCGGCTCACAGGTCATCGACCTGCTCGTCGGTGCCGCAACCCACCGAGGCGCGGCCGTAGTAGTGGTCACCCATGACAACGCGGTAGCCGCACGCTGCCACCGGACTCTCCACATCGTCGACGGCCGAGTTGGTGCACCCGCTGCCACCGGAGCTGCATGGACGGGAGTCCAGCAGTGA
- a CDS encoding AMP-binding protein, with product MATEQSTSDVTREFRAARDFLVAHRDDYETAYRDFSWPRFERFNWARDWFDALAVEQPEVAALTIVEEDGQVTTRTYAEMADRSRQVAGWLTEAGLKPGDRVLIVLGNQVELWETMLACIRAGAVMIPATTLLTDADLADRISRGNVRAVVTSGADAGRYAGIADHCIRVAVGAPADGWLHYPDSAAYAGPIPVVDTAADDALLLYFTSGTTSQPKLVEHTQVSYPLGHLSTMYWIGLQPGDVHLNVSSPGWAKHSWSNVFAPWNAGATVFLYNYTRFDAERMLGVLQAYGVTTFCAPPTVWRMLIQADLTAVDVRIRECISAGEPLNPEVIEQVRNAWDITIRDGYGQTETTAQIGNPPGQPVKLGSMGRPLPGYSIALIDPASDEIGDDGEICIELAPAPVPLMRGYLDARELTDEVMRNGYYHTGDVAGRDADGYITYVGRSDDVFKASDYRISPFELESVLIEHPAVAEAAVVPSPDPVRLAVPKAYVVLAAGHEPSRELAGEILAFCREHLAPYKRIRRIEFAELPKTISGKIRRVELRADEAAKVENGTSGQTYDEADFK from the coding sequence ATGGCGACGGAGCAGAGCACTTCGGACGTGACCCGGGAGTTCCGGGCGGCGCGGGACTTTCTGGTCGCTCACCGCGACGACTACGAGACCGCGTACCGGGACTTCAGCTGGCCGCGGTTCGAGCGGTTCAACTGGGCCCGGGACTGGTTCGACGCGCTCGCCGTCGAGCAGCCGGAGGTCGCGGCGCTGACGATCGTCGAAGAGGACGGCCAGGTCACCACGCGCACGTACGCCGAAATGGCCGATCGGTCCCGTCAGGTCGCCGGGTGGCTGACCGAGGCGGGGCTGAAGCCGGGTGACCGGGTGCTGATCGTGCTCGGGAACCAGGTCGAGCTGTGGGAGACCATGCTCGCCTGCATCCGGGCCGGTGCGGTGATGATCCCCGCGACCACGCTGCTCACCGACGCCGACCTGGCCGACCGGATCTCGCGGGGCAACGTGCGGGCCGTGGTGACCAGTGGCGCCGACGCCGGCCGGTACGCCGGGATCGCGGACCACTGCATCCGGGTCGCCGTCGGTGCACCTGCCGACGGGTGGCTGCACTACCCGGACAGTGCCGCGTACGCCGGCCCGATCCCGGTGGTCGACACCGCGGCCGACGACGCGCTGCTGCTCTACTTCACCTCGGGTACGACCAGCCAGCCGAAGCTGGTCGAGCACACCCAGGTCAGTTACCCACTCGGGCATCTGTCCACCATGTACTGGATCGGTCTGCAACCGGGCGACGTACACCTCAACGTGTCGTCACCCGGCTGGGCGAAGCACTCCTGGAGCAACGTCTTCGCACCGTGGAACGCCGGCGCGACCGTCTTCCTGTACAACTACACGCGCTTCGACGCCGAGCGGATGCTCGGCGTGCTGCAGGCGTACGGAGTGACCACCTTCTGCGCGCCGCCGACGGTGTGGCGGATGCTCATCCAGGCGGACCTGACAGCCGTCGACGTACGGATCCGGGAATGCATCTCGGCCGGTGAGCCGCTCAACCCCGAGGTGATCGAGCAGGTCCGGAACGCGTGGGACATCACCATCCGGGACGGGTACGGGCAGACCGAGACGACCGCGCAGATCGGCAATCCGCCGGGTCAGCCGGTGAAGCTCGGCTCGATGGGCCGGCCGCTGCCCGGGTACAGCATCGCGCTGATCGACCCGGCGTCGGACGAGATCGGCGACGACGGCGAAATCTGCATCGAGCTCGCGCCCGCGCCCGTACCGCTGATGCGCGGGTACCTGGACGCGCGGGAGCTGACCGACGAGGTGATGCGGAACGGGTATTACCACACCGGTGACGTCGCCGGCCGGGACGCCGACGGGTACATCACGTACGTCGGGCGGTCGGACGACGTTTTCAAGGCGAGCGACTACCGGATCTCGCCGTTCGAGCTGGAGTCGGTGCTGATCGAGCACCCGGCGGTCGCGGAGGCCGCCGTGGTGCCGTCGCCGGATCCGGTCCGGCTGGCGGTACCGAAGGCGTACGTGGTGCTCGCGGCCGGGCACGAGCCGTCGCGCGAGCTGGCCGGGGAGATCCTGGCGTTCTGCCGGGAGCACCTGGCGCCGTACAAGCGGATCCGCCGGATCGAGTTCGCCGAGCTGCCGAAGACGATCTCCGGGAAGATCCGCCGGGTCGAGCTGCGCGCGGACGAAGCCGCCAAGGTCGAGAACGGTACGAGCGGCCAGACGTACGACGAGGCCGACTTCAAGTAG
- a CDS encoding DUF2087 domain-containing protein, translated as MNADQLCGLLAEPSRLRAYSAIVLGATTPEQIAGRAGLPAPVVTKALQRLTKGGLIAASRDGFSADESAFKDAVREGRPERVPLDPDPARDNVLKSFIRDGRLTHFPTFPEKLRVVLEYLVLSFETGRAYPETEVNEILNRWHPDHAALRRELIEARLLDRENSVYTRPR; from the coding sequence ATGAACGCCGATCAGCTCTGTGGTCTGCTGGCCGAACCGTCGAGGTTGCGCGCGTACTCCGCGATCGTCCTCGGCGCCACCACTCCCGAGCAGATTGCCGGCCGCGCCGGGCTGCCCGCGCCGGTCGTGACGAAGGCCCTGCAGCGGCTGACCAAGGGCGGGCTGATCGCGGCGAGCCGGGACGGCTTCAGCGCGGACGAGAGCGCGTTCAAGGACGCTGTTCGCGAAGGGCGGCCGGAGCGCGTGCCGCTGGATCCCGATCCGGCCCGGGACAACGTTCTGAAGTCCTTCATCCGGGACGGCCGGCTGACGCACTTCCCGACCTTCCCGGAGAAGCTGCGGGTCGTGCTCGAGTACCTGGTGCTGAGCTTCGAGACCGGCCGCGCGTACCCGGAGACCGAGGTCAACGAGATCCTGAACCGCTGGCATCCCGACCATGCGGCGCTTCGGCGCGAGCTGATCGAGGCGCGGCTGCTGGACCGCGAGAACAGCGTCTACACGCGGCCTAGGTGA
- a CDS encoding SLC13 family permease codes for MNLVDRIVPVLVFLVAVTVIAELADRAKVFDVAAREAAHLARGRVWRLWLLVVALATGLSIVLSLDTCAVLLTPVVLSMARQLNIPPKLFAFTTVWLAGTASLLLPVSNLTNLLALHPFRQLGVSYLSVSWRPAIAAIVITVVVLAVLFHRDLTRTYQVPPTPPVDDKVLFWGCTAVCVLLGPAFVSGVQVAWPASAGAIVLVILFAVRRRSELRWSLIPYKLVLGVVVLFTVVNFLSNHGLEGVLREIAGTTSELRLSATAALGANLFDNLPAYLAMEPVASGDPHRMMALLIGVNCGCLLTLWGSLATLLWRSRCRAAGVRISWWSFLWRGLILTPLVVLGAVLALNG; via the coding sequence GTGAATTTGGTCGACCGGATTGTGCCGGTGCTGGTGTTTCTGGTTGCGGTGACCGTGATTGCCGAGCTGGCCGACCGGGCGAAGGTGTTCGACGTCGCCGCGCGGGAGGCCGCTCATCTGGCTCGCGGGCGGGTCTGGCGGCTCTGGCTGCTGGTGGTCGCACTGGCCACCGGTCTGTCCATCGTGCTCTCGCTGGACACGTGCGCCGTGCTGCTGACACCTGTCGTGCTGTCCATGGCTCGTCAGCTCAACATCCCGCCGAAGCTGTTCGCGTTCACCACGGTCTGGCTGGCCGGTACGGCATCGCTGCTGCTGCCGGTGTCCAATCTCACCAACCTGCTCGCTCTGCATCCGTTCCGCCAGCTGGGCGTCAGCTACCTGTCAGTGAGCTGGCGACCGGCAATCGCGGCCATCGTCATCACGGTCGTCGTACTCGCTGTGCTCTTCCACCGCGACCTCACCCGCACCTATCAGGTACCACCCACGCCGCCGGTCGACGACAAGGTACTGTTCTGGGGCTGCACAGCCGTCTGTGTACTCCTGGGACCCGCCTTCGTGTCAGGTGTCCAAGTAGCGTGGCCGGCCAGCGCCGGTGCGATCGTCCTGGTCATCCTGTTCGCGGTCCGGCGGCGCAGTGAGCTGCGCTGGTCCCTGATCCCCTACAAGCTCGTACTGGGCGTGGTGGTGCTGTTCACCGTGGTGAACTTCCTCAGCAACCACGGTCTGGAAGGCGTACTGCGCGAGATAGCGGGTACTACCTCCGAACTGCGGTTGAGCGCGACTGCCGCACTCGGAGCGAACCTGTTCGACAACCTGCCCGCGTACCTCGCGATGGAACCAGTGGCGTCCGGTGACCCGCACCGGATGATGGCTCTGCTCATCGGCGTGAACTGCGGCTGTCTGCTCACATTGTGGGGCTCACTGGCCACACTGCTCTGGCGATCCCGGTGCCGCGCGGCCGGCGTACGCATCTCCTGGTGGTCGTTCCTGTGGCGTGGGCTGATCCTGACGCCACTCGTCGTGCTTGGAGCTGTTCTGGCGCTCAATGGGTAA